The following DNA comes from Hahella chejuensis KCTC 2396.
GAAGTTTGAGCGGTGATCGCGTCAGTCAGTTGGCTGGGCCTGCTGTCGGAATTGGGTCAGCAGCAGCTCGCCTTCCAGTTTTCGACGGAGTAAGTTGCGGGCGAGCTTTTCATTTTGCGCCTCAAAACAAAGGTCCAGCTGCCCTTCAAGTCCGCCCAGAGATTTCTCCACTTCTTTAACGCGACCGTTAACCTGTTGTATCTCAAACTCTTTCGCTTGCAGTCGACGCGCGTTTTGCGATACTTCTTCTTCCATTTCCCGAATCGCCTGACGCAGAAGGGCGTCGGGCTCTTCCAGGCGGTCCAGCACAGCGTGCATATCCGCTTTGAATAATCGAGTCAGTCTGGTGATCAGCGCCATGTTCGTCTCCTTTCAGGGTGTTCGTTGATGTGGTTCCAGTCTAAAAAGGAGCGAGCAGGCGTCGTAGACAGGCTTTTGTAAAACCTGCGCGGTCCTGTTTACAAAGAATTTACATGGCGCGCCGGCGCTTGTTGTTAGACTCGTTTGTAACTACATTCCTATCGCGAGAATGTTCTTTTCGGTACTTGTTGAGGTGGAGATGCAACGCAAAGCGCGCATTCTGATAGTGGAAGACGAAACGGCGATTCGCACCGGACTGGTGGATGTCTTCGTTTACCATGGCTATGACGTGGACTTCGCCGTGGACGGCGACGACGGTCTGAATAAGTCGCTGAATGGCGCCTATGATCTGATCCTGCTGGATGTGATGTTGCCGGGAAAAAACGGCTACGAGATCTGCGAAGCCGTGCGTCTCAAGGACCGTGATCAACCGATTATCATGTTGACCGCCAAGTCTTCCGACGAAGATGTCATCCATGGCCTGTCGCTGGGCGCCGATGACTACGTGGCCAAACCTTTCTCTGTAGCGCAACTGGTGCTGCGAGTGCAGGCTGTGCTGAGACGCTCCCGTTCCGCGTCGCTGGATGACGCGCATATTTGTCTGCTTGGCGGCTTGGAGATCGACACGTTGAATTTAAGCTGTCAGCACAAAGGGGAAGATGTTGCGTTTACGCGCAGGGAAATGGATGTCCTGCAATACCTGCACGAGCACAGCGAACGTCCGGTATCCCGAGAGGAGCTTCTAAACAAGGTCTGGGGCTATGCGCGGGATCTGGATATTGAAACCCGCACCGTGGATATTCACATCGCCAAGTTGCGTCGTAAAATTGAAGCCGATCCCAAGCAGCCGCAGCGGTTGGTGACTGTTCGCGGCGGCGGCTACCGCCTGATGACGGCGTCCTGATGGCCGCCTCGTTGCGACGTGGACTCACGCCAGGACGCCTGCGCCTGTTTCTGGCGGTTCTGTTTCTTGCCCTGCTTATCCCTTTCTCAGTATTGGTGTGGCAGACCCAGCAGCAGATCAAATGGGAGGCTTTTCACCAGTATCGTTTGCTGGCGGAAGAGCTATCCCAGCGTATCGACTCTGAGTTACAGCGCTGGATCGCCGTGGAAGAAGCGCATTCGTACGCCGACTATCAGTTTCTGGTTTTAACCGGCGACCCCAATACGTCCAGCTATGTGCAGCGCTCTCCTTTGGCGGCTTTCCCTGCTGAATCGTCTATTCCCGGCTTGCTTGGCTATTTTCAGGTGGATGCGGAAGGCGTGTTCTCTACGCCGGCGACTCCTGAGACGCTGGATAACCCTGAGCGTTGGGGCTTGAGCGTGGAGGAGCTGACCCAGAGAACCGCGTTGCGCGACACCTTGTTGGATATTCTCAGCCAGAATCAGCTGGTGCAGCGTCGCAGGACAGATGATCAGCCTCTCAATCTTGTGGAGGAAGGCGCAGGTCTGGCGGATGCGGCGGAGTCCTCCTCAAGTATGTACAGTTCGTCTTCCGAGTCGGGCTTGGGTGGCATGAGCGCGAGCGACGATATCAGTAGTGAGCGCGATGCGGAGATGGACACTCTGGCCATGGTCGAGCCCAAACCGACTCCGGCGGCGCCCGCTACGCGGGAGAGAAAATCCGTTCCGGAACCGGCGCAGGAAGAGTATAAGGCCAAGTCCCCGCCCGTGTATGCGCAGCAGGCGTTTGACAATTTAAACTCGCCGGTATTCGAACAACGGCAGCGTAGCCAAAGCGAGAAGCGCCTTGATGATCTCAAGCTACAAAACAGTTTCAAGAAGGAAAGCGCTGCAAGCAAGTCACTCTCGAAGGCCGCGCCAGCTACTGTGCAGGCTCCCAATCGCGTATCGAGAATAGAGCAGACCGCGTTGCTGGAAGAAGTGGAGTCCGAGGCGGCGCCGGGAGAGCCCGCCGTCGCCGCGCCAAAAGTAAAAATCTTCGAAAGCGAAGTAGACCCCCTGGAGCTGGCCTTGTTGGACAGCGGTCAGTTTGTGCTGTTCAGGAAAGTCTGGCGAGATGGTCAGCGTATCATTCAGGGTGCGATCATCGAGCAGGACGCCTTTGTCGAAGGGGCGATCGCGCAGGCGTTTCAGGGAACGGCGCTGGCGCAGATGAGCAATATGGTGGTGGCGTTTCAGGGCGATATCCTGCAAACGATCTCCGGTTCCGTGGGGCGTGGTTACATGGATCGAAGCGGGGAGTTGAACGGCGAACTGCTGCATCAGGTGCGTTTGTCAGCGCCGCTGGGCGATTTTCAATTACTTTGGACGATTAATCGTCTCCCCGCCGGTCCCGGCGCCAGGGTCGTCATTTGGGCAAGCGTGATTCTTGGCGGCGTGTTGCTGCTGGGATTCATCATGTTGTACCGGCTTGGCCTGCGGCAGATCAAACTGGCCCGGCAACAGCAGGATTTTGTTTCCGCCGTCAGTCATGAACTGAAAACGCCGCTGACCTCCATTCGCATGTATGGCGAAATGCTGCGGGAAGGCTGGGTCGGCGAAGAGAAGAAACGGGAGTACTACGATTTCATTCACGACGAGAGCGAGCGCTTATCCCGTCTCATCGCCAATGTGTTGCAACTGGCGAGAATGGAGCGCAACGACCTGAAACTCGAACTCAAACCCGTCGGCGCCCAGGCGCTAATGGATATGGTGCGCTCTAAAATCAGCAGCCAGGTGGAGCGGGCCGGATTTGAATGCAGCTACGAACTCGATCCTTCCTGCGTGGAGAGAGAGCTGCACGTAGACGCAGACGCGTTCGTGCAAGTGATCATCAATCTGGTGGACAACGCCATCAAGTTCTCCGCCAAATCCGAGCGCAAACGCATTGAGATCCACGCGCGGCCTCGGGGAGCCAAGTCAGTCGCCTGGAGCGTGCGGGACTACGGTCCTGGCGTACAGAAGAGCCAGATGAAAAAAATCTTCCAGCTGTTTTACCGCTCCGGCAATGAACTGACCCGCGACACCGTCGGCACCGGAATCGGGCTGGCGCTGGTGCGACAGCTGACCCGCGCCATGGGGGGCGAGGTGGACGTGCTGAACCGCACTCCAGGAGCGGAGTTTGAGGTGGTGTTGAGCTGATGCAGGAATAAGTGGCTAACTATAATTTTCTCTATAAAATAGTCACTTATCTGTTTTAAGACTTGTTGCAGGACGCAAACGATGATGTACACCGCTTCGCTTGTTGCGAACTTATCCCCCGACGATTTACCTCTCATCTGCGATACGCCCGATTAGTCGCGGATAACCACGTTCTCTGAATTTTTTACTCCAAACGAAGCCGGTTTTCACTGGGCTTTGCTGTTGGATGTAATAGCGCTGAATGATTAAGGATTGAGTAGGGCTATGAACGCTGTGTTGCGTATTAAAAACGACCTTGTGGCGGCCAGTATGGTCGCCAGTATTCTGTTTCTGGCTCTTGTCAGTCTGGGGCTTTCCCTGGCTGTCTTGCCGTTGTATGTAAATAAAACGCTGGGCTACTCTGCGTTTTATGTCGGATTGGTGGTGGCGATTGAGTCCATTTCTACGTTGCTTTCCCGCGCCTATGCCGGCAGGTTTTCGGACAATCATGGTCCCAGAAAAGGGATGGTGCTGGGGCTTACGCTGACCTTTAGCGCGGGGATACTGTGCTATCTGTCATTCGCTTTGTTGCCGGCGACTATTCTCACTTACGTGATTATCTGCTTCTCCCGGATCTTGATGGGGGTTGGCGAGAGTCTGATTTTTACCTGTAGCGGAACATGGCCTATCGGGCTGGTTGGTCGGGAGCACGCCGGTAAGATTATGTCCTGGGTGGGTATCGCTATGTTTCTGGGGCTCGCCGCCGGGAATTATGTCGGGGCCTGGTCTTATTACTCTGTAGGCATTGTCTATGCGGCGCTTTTCATGAGTCTGTCGCCAGTCATTGGCTTTGTATTTGTGGCGGTTGTCCGTCCCGTGGATGTGCATCCAGAAAGAAGCGAAATCAAGCTGGCCTATGCGATCAGTCGGATCTGGAAGTCGGGGTCAGGCTTTTCCCTCGCGAATATTGGCTATGCGGCGATTACCGCTTTCCTGGTGCTGTACTTTGTTGAAAGCGGCTGGCGGGAAGAGGCGGCTTTCTCTTTATCGCTCTTTGGCGTGGGCTATGTCTGTGCGCGTTTGACGCTGGGTTGGAGGGCGGACAGTTCTGGACTGAAAATGACATTGTTCTCACTTCTCATAGAAGCGGTGGGACTGCTATTGATTGGACTGGCGACCTCGCCTCAGCAAGCCATGATCGGGGCCTTCCTGACTGGCTTTGGCTTGTCCATGGTGTATCCGCTACTGGCGTTGCCCGCCCTGAAAAGTCTGCCGGATAAGAATATCGGACTGGCGCTGAGCACCTATGAATCCTGCTTTGATATTGGAATTTTGATTGCGGGCATTATCGGCGGCTCGATCGTTTCCTGGTTCGGCTACGAATCTATATTTATTTTCTCATTCTTTTGCTGCCTGTTAGCGATGGCGTCTACGGTGCTGGCGTTCAGGCAGTTGGAGGATGAGCAAATGGAGCCGGCCGCAGCGGTTTAACCGGGGCGCTGGACTCACTGGATAAGCCAGAGTAGCCGGCAGCCTGCTCTGGCTTATCGCGGATTACTTTTGCTGCGCCTCAGGGAAGAGCAGAGCGTAGGCGTCAAAAAAAGACAATGCGTCTTCTTCAGTAGAGGCGTCGGCGAGGGTTTTCAATTCGGGTTTGAGCGCCAGCCTGTAGCCGTCCAGCAAGTGCTCGATATTGTGCAGAGTGGGATTGTGGTTAATGGCGTCGGGCATCATTTTCAGGATGGCGTCCACATAGTTGAGGTTGCGATGAATGACGTCTCCGGAGTGTTGACTGGAGGCGACCCATAGGTGGTTAAGTTCTTTGCCTGATGTACGTTTTTCCGAATCTGCGGCTTGCACCACAGTGGTTCCATACACGACCGTGCACAGCTTTTCTTCTGCTTCAAACTCGCCATTTCTGTTGGCGTCGTACCAAAACTCATAAGCCAGTTCGTGGGTAAAGGCTCGGGCGTCGATGCTGATTTTGGCGACAGGCTTGCTGTCTGGACCCATATCTAAGCCTTGATACAGGGAATAGCCATCGAACCAACTGCGAGGTCGCCCCAGAAAATTACCCGGAGGGTATTCTTCTTCAACACGATAATGGGCGCCCAAAATGTTGAGGTCGCTGCCCTGGTGGAAAAACAGGTCTCCCAGCAGCACGCCGTCTTCCCGGGTTTCCATGAGCAGCTGTTGACGATCATCTTTCAGCTTTGTGCCAGTACGGACTCGCTCGCCCAAAATGCCCAGCATTCCCCTGCCTTCAATGAGGGTATACAGCGGTTTGATGTCGTTGACGTCGCCGTTTTTGACCGCGCCGTAGACTTCGATTTCTTCCCGTCCAAAGGTTGGATCGTTTTCGTTGATGGCGAAGACGGGAGTAAGTTGGTCTTCGACCAGAACTCTACCGATCAAGGCCTCCTTGCGTCCGCCCAAGCCTAGCCACTTACGGACTTCGCGTTCTTCGGAAGAAGCCAGCAAGACGCCATTAGCGTCCTTAACCTGAAAGGTTTCCACTTTGCCGTTGTCATTGGCGTTGATTTCGGCGATGACGTCGCCGCTGGGAAGGTTGATGTCGTTGTCGCCCCAGAAATTGTATGATCCGCTCCCCCGGCTGACGCCGCTATACACTCGAATGATGGACTGATAGGGAACATCCTGATTGGCCCCTGCGTTCCATGGATAGGTCGTGCGGCTTTCTGCGATGGTCAGTACTGCATTGGAGACAGGGTAATCGTTGAACGGCAGGCTACAGATGAACTTAATGATTCCCCATACAATGAGTGCGGGAATGATATAAATGGCTGACCTAAGTGATTGATAAATAAATTGCATTTTGGGTCGCGGATGGGGGCTTTGAATTGTTTGGCTGATATGGGAGGCGTTAGCTGGTCGAGTATATCATAAGGTGATAGTATTTCAGCCCGACTCATTGTCGAGTCATCATTTCTTATGAAGTTTGCGCCCGCAGCGCCTTATATTTGACGCGATGTATAGCAATGGAATACTGGTCTTTACTCTACCTCCCGTGCCTTTTCTGGGGCGCATACCACTACTATAAAGACCGGCATAAGCCCGAACCTGTTTTAATGCTGGTGCTGGCCCTTGTGCTAGGGTACTGCTCGGCCTATATCGGTTTATATTTGTATGAAGCGCTGGACTATGTTCACTTACGTTTCGATGCCTATGAACTTGCGGAAAGCTCGAGTCTGCATTTGTTTTTATATGCCGTTTTAGTCATTGGTCCGATAGAGGAGTTGGCTAAGTTTATTCCTTTTCTCCTTATCATTGTCAGACTGCCGCACTTTGACGAGCCGATAGACGGCATTATTTATTCCTCATTTATTGCACTCGGTTTTTCATTGCATGAGAACAGCTATTACCTGACCTATCTGGAGGGATGGGAAGCGATAGCGAGATCCCTGACGGCGCCGATGGTTCATGTCATGTTCGCTTCGATATGGGGATATGCTTATGGGTACTCTGATTCTCACGGAGGCAATCGCTTCGCCGTCACTACCTGTTTCTTGCTGATCTCTATGTTTTTACATGGCGTATTCGATTTTTTCAGTATTGGCCTGTCGCTATGGACCAATATCGCGCCGCCGTTGCTGATCCTGGGGATATGGATGTGGCGGTTGCGAATTTTACATAGAGTTGAGAGTGAGGCCTGAGTACAAGCTTATGAATTCAAGTGATTACGTATATGCTCTGCAAGGCTTGCGTTTCTGGCTGGATGACATGACGCGGCGTCAGCACTCACGGGCCAACCTTGATCCCGGCGAAGAGGAAATGATGCTGCAGGTGGAGCTGTGCTATCAGGAAATGTGGGGAGCGTATGCATCTATCTACAACCCTGAGAGTAACATGGTTCCTCCAGACCTACTGGAAAGGGCCGCCTGGACCAATTTCCCTGCATGGCCTGAGTCACTGCTGGCGTTACGGCCGCAGGATAAGTGCGATACGGACAAAGCAAAGAGATTACTGCAATTACCGTTTGAGCGTATCGAGCCTTGTTTACCAGAAATGTTGACATGGTTGCAGGACCCCAATTGGCCTGTCGCGGGCGCCATTGTCGATCCCTTGGCGGCGATGGGGGACAAGTTAACTCCCGCGTTGCTGCAGGCGCTCAAAATGGCGCGCCAGGAAAATGATTCCTGGTGGGTGTGCAATCTTATCCTTAACCTGATTAACCAATTACCAGCGTCCTCTGTGGAGACGCTGCGAGCTGAGTTATCGCACTGGATACTGAGTGAAGACCAGGAGCTGGGCGTTATGGTGATCAAACTCTTGCTGCGCCATAAGCTGGGCGACCAACAGAACCTGCGCAGATGGGCGCGGATAAAAATTGACGCTTACGCAGAGTATATTGAGGAGCTGCAAGATGCTCTCAAGGAAGAGGAAGAGGAAGAGGAAGAGGAAGAGGGAAATCAGCCGTAGCCAATTTCCCTTGTAATGAGCCTGATACGGATGACTAAGTCGCGTCCGCCTGTTGTTCAGGCGTCGCCTTCTGGAAGGCTTCCAGCTTCAGGCAATTGTCGTTGATCTCCCGTAGTCTCGGAAAGTCCGTCATCGGGCAGTTGAAACGGTCGGCGTTGTATACCTGAGGAATCAGGCAGACATCCGCCATCGTCACCTGCTCGCCAAAGCAGTAGGGACCTGCATCCGCATAACTCGCCGCCATTTTCTCAAGCGCCTTGAAGCCCTCAAGAATCCAATGCTGATACCACACCAGCTTCCTCTCCTCGCTGACTTCCATGGGGCCGGTCAGATACTGCAACACCCGCAGGTTATCCAACGGGTGAATGTCACAAGCAATGACCTGACTGAAAGCCCTGACTTGCGCTTTACTTTGCGGATCTGCTGGAAGTAAAGCAGGCGATGGATGCGTATCTTCCAGATACTCGATAATCGCAAGAGACTGATTCAGGCGGAACGAGCCGTCCGTCAGCAGCGGGACGAGGCCCTGAGGATTCAGGGCCCTGTAGTCAGACTGGTGCTGTTGGCCGCCGTCTTTCACCAGGTGAACGCTGTGGGCTTCGTAAGGAAGTCCTTTCAGGTTCAGTGCGATACGCACCCGGTAGGCGGCGCTGGAGCGCCAGTAATCATATAAGAGCATCATGAGTAGCGCGTCACTTTCTGGTCGATGGCGCCGAAAATGGAGCGCCCCTGTTTATCCAACATCTCAATACGCACTTGGTCTCCGAAACGCATGAATGGCGTTTTCGGCGAGCCGCTTTCAATGATCTCCAGCATGCGCACTTCCGCCAGACAGCTGGAGCCGGTGGAACGGTCTTTGTTGGAGACTGTGCCAGAGCCGACGATCGCGCCAGCAGACAGCGGACGAGTTTTCGCCGCGTGGGCTATCAGGGTGGGAAAGTCGAAGGTCATATCGATGCCGGCGTTGGGTTGTCCCAGCAGCGTGTCATTCAAATGCGTGATCAAGGGTAAATGCACCTTGCCGCCATCCCAGGCGTCGCCCAGCTCGTCCGGCGTCACCGCCACAGGGGAGAAGGCGCTGGAGGGTTTGCTCTGGAAAAAGCCGAAGCCTTTCGCCAGCTCGCCGGGAATCAGGTTGCGCAGGGACACATCATTGACCAGCATCAGCAGGCGAATATGTTTACCCGCGTCTTCCGGCGTGGCGCCCATTCGAACGTCGTCTGTTATTACCGCCACTTCCGCTTCCATATCGATGCCCCAATCCTCTGAAGCCATGGCGATATCTTCGCGCGGCCCCAGGAAAGCGTCGCTGCCGCCCTGGTACATCAGCGGGTCGGTCCAGAAGCTCTCCGGCATTTCCGCGCCGCGGGCTTTGCGCACCAGCTCTACGTGATTGACGTAAGCGCTGCCGTCAGCCCATTGGTAAGCACGCGGCAGGGGAGAGGCGCATTGGCTCGGATCAAATGCAAAGGCCTCCTTGGCGGAGCCTTTATTCAGGGCGCTGTACACTTCCTCCAGCGCGGAGGACAGATCGTTCCACTGGTCCAAGGCGGCTTGCAGCGTAGGAGCGATCTGTGGAACGGCGACGGCCTGTTGCAGATCGCGGCTGACGACAACCAGGACGCCGTCGCGCGAATTGCTTTTTAATGTTGCGAATTTCATGGATATTGCTCCTTAAACCGTCGCTATTTCATTTTCCAACTGTCTGCATATTCGATGGTCTCCACCTGACAGGCTGACGGCCCGACTTCCAGCGCATCGCGGGTGTCGAGCATGACGGCGACTTCATCGGTTTCTTTACGGGTATATTCGAGGCCCGCAGCAAATGCTTTGGGGTGAGGCCCGTGAGTGAACCCGGAAGGATGGAAGGTCA
Coding sequences within:
- a CDS encoding PspA/IM30 family protein, coding for MALITRLTRLFKADMHAVLDRLEEPDALLRQAIREMEEEVSQNARRLQAKEFEIQQVNGRVKEVEKSLGGLEGQLDLCFEAQNEKLARNLLRRKLEGELLLTQFRQQAQPTD
- a CDS encoding response regulator transcription factor — protein: MQRKARILIVEDETAIRTGLVDVFVYHGYDVDFAVDGDDGLNKSLNGAYDLILLDVMLPGKNGYEICEAVRLKDRDQPIIMLTAKSSDEDVIHGLSLGADDYVAKPFSVAQLVLRVQAVLRRSRSASLDDAHICLLGGLEIDTLNLSCQHKGEDVAFTRREMDVLQYLHEHSERPVSREELLNKVWGYARDLDIETRTVDIHIAKLRRKIEADPKQPQRLVTVRGGGYRLMTAS
- a CDS encoding sensor histidine kinase, which gives rise to MAASLRRGLTPGRLRLFLAVLFLALLIPFSVLVWQTQQQIKWEAFHQYRLLAEELSQRIDSELQRWIAVEEAHSYADYQFLVLTGDPNTSSYVQRSPLAAFPAESSIPGLLGYFQVDAEGVFSTPATPETLDNPERWGLSVEELTQRTALRDTLLDILSQNQLVQRRRTDDQPLNLVEEGAGLADAAESSSSMYSSSSESGLGGMSASDDISSERDAEMDTLAMVEPKPTPAAPATRERKSVPEPAQEEYKAKSPPVYAQQAFDNLNSPVFEQRQRSQSEKRLDDLKLQNSFKKESAASKSLSKAAPATVQAPNRVSRIEQTALLEEVESEAAPGEPAVAAPKVKIFESEVDPLELALLDSGQFVLFRKVWRDGQRIIQGAIIEQDAFVEGAIAQAFQGTALAQMSNMVVAFQGDILQTISGSVGRGYMDRSGELNGELLHQVRLSAPLGDFQLLWTINRLPAGPGARVVIWASVILGGVLLLGFIMLYRLGLRQIKLARQQQDFVSAVSHELKTPLTSIRMYGEMLREGWVGEEKKREYYDFIHDESERLSRLIANVLQLARMERNDLKLELKPVGAQALMDMVRSKISSQVERAGFECSYELDPSCVERELHVDADAFVQVIINLVDNAIKFSAKSERKRIEIHARPRGAKSVAWSVRDYGPGVQKSQMKKIFQLFYRSGNELTRDTVGTGIGLALVRQLTRAMGGEVDVLNRTPGAEFEVVLS
- a CDS encoding MFS transporter; amino-acid sequence: MNAVLRIKNDLVAASMVASILFLALVSLGLSLAVLPLYVNKTLGYSAFYVGLVVAIESISTLLSRAYAGRFSDNHGPRKGMVLGLTLTFSAGILCYLSFALLPATILTYVIICFSRILMGVGESLIFTCSGTWPIGLVGREHAGKIMSWVGIAMFLGLAAGNYVGAWSYYSVGIVYAALFMSLSPVIGFVFVAVVRPVDVHPERSEIKLAYAISRIWKSGSGFSLANIGYAAITAFLVLYFVESGWREEAAFSLSLFGVGYVCARLTLGWRADSSGLKMTLFSLLIEAVGLLLIGLATSPQQAMIGAFLTGFGLSMVYPLLALPALKSLPDKNIGLALSTYESCFDIGILIAGIIGGSIVSWFGYESIFIFSFFCCLLAMASTVLAFRQLEDEQMEPAAAV
- a CDS encoding PrsW family intramembrane metalloprotease; amino-acid sequence: MEYWSLLYLPCLFWGAYHYYKDRHKPEPVLMLVLALVLGYCSAYIGLYLYEALDYVHLRFDAYELAESSSLHLFLYAVLVIGPIEELAKFIPFLLIIVRLPHFDEPIDGIIYSSFIALGFSLHENSYYLTYLEGWEAIARSLTAPMVHVMFASIWGYAYGYSDSHGGNRFAVTTCFLLISMFLHGVFDFFSIGLSLWTNIAPPLLILGIWMWRLRILHRVESEA
- a CDS encoding DUF5071 domain-containing protein produces the protein MNSSDYVYALQGLRFWLDDMTRRQHSRANLDPGEEEMMLQVELCYQEMWGAYASIYNPESNMVPPDLLERAAWTNFPAWPESLLALRPQDKCDTDKAKRLLQLPFERIEPCLPEMLTWLQDPNWPVAGAIVDPLAAMGDKLTPALLQALKMARQENDSWWVCNLILNLINQLPASSVETLRAELSHWILSEDQELGVMVIKLLLRHKLGDQQNLRRWARIKIDAYAEYIEELQDALKEEEEEEEEEEGNQP
- the maiA gene encoding maleylacetoacetate isomerase, translating into MMLLYDYWRSSAAYRVRIALNLKGLPYEAHSVHLVKDGGQQHQSDYRALNPQGLVPLLTDGSFRLNQSLAIIEYLEDTHPSPALLPADPQSKAQVRAFSQVIACDIHPLDNLRVLQYLTGPMEVSEERKLVWYQHWILEGFKALEKMAASYADAGPYCFGEQVTMADVCLIPQVYNADRFNCPMTDFPRLREINDNCLKLEAFQKATPEQQADAT
- a CDS encoding fumarylacetoacetate hydrolase family protein; the encoded protein is MKFATLKSNSRDGVLVVVSRDLQQAVAVPQIAPTLQAALDQWNDLSSALEEVYSALNKGSAKEAFAFDPSQCASPLPRAYQWADGSAYVNHVELVRKARGAEMPESFWTDPLMYQGGSDAFLGPREDIAMASEDWGIDMEAEVAVITDDVRMGATPEDAGKHIRLLMLVNDVSLRNLIPGELAKGFGFFQSKPSSAFSPVAVTPDELGDAWDGGKVHLPLITHLNDTLLGQPNAGIDMTFDFPTLIAHAAKTRPLSAGAIVGSGTVSNKDRSTGSSCLAEVRMLEIIESGSPKTPFMRFGDQVRIEMLDKQGRSIFGAIDQKVTRYS